GCAACGGGGAAATGCTTTTCCTGCATTGACCTGATGGCTATCAGCCCGCCCATGCTGTGCCCCAGTAAAAATACCGGGAGCTCGTATGTGAATGCTTCTTTCAGCCACATTTCAACCGCTTCGATATACTCATCGAATGAATCAATATGGCCCCGCCGGCGTGTTGAGGTTCCCTGGCCGGGCAAGTCACCCATGATGACATGAAAGCCTGCCGCCCTCCACATTTCAATCAGCCATGAATATCTGCCATGGTGCTCCCCTGCTCCATGAACCATGACCATAACCGCTTTTGCATTGTCAGCCTCCCATTTCCACATCGTGCTCGCTCCTTTTTAATCTTTTCTTCTATATCGACTTTTCTGGTACACTGGTTTTATACAGGATACGTTATATTTTAACGTTGTAATTAAGAATGATTTTGAAAGGCAGGAACTGAAATGATTTACAGCTATAAAGGGAAAACTCCGCAGATCTCCAACAGTGCCTATATCGCTGATTATGTCACAATCAGCGGCGATGTATCAATCGGCAAGGATTCAAGTATCTGGTTTAACACATCCATCCGCGGCGATGTCGCCCCGACCATCATCGGGAACGGGGTGAATGTCCAGGACAATTGCGTACTCCACCAGAGCCCGGGCAACCCGCTTATCCTTGAAGACGGCGTTACTGTCGGGCACCAGGTCATTCTCCATAGCTCCATTATCCGGAAGCACGCCCTCATCGGCATGGGGTCAATCGTCCTGGACGGCGCCGAAATCGGGAAAGGGGCTTTCATTGGAGCCGGCAGCCTTGTTCCGCCAGGCAAGAAGATCCCGCCCAATTCACTTGCATATGGACGTCCGGCGAAGGTTGTAAGGGAATTGAACGAGGAGGATCTGGAAGATATGGCGAGGATCCGCAGAGAATACATGGAAAAAGGCCATTATTATAAAAAACTTACCCCCATCGAGCCAAAGGATGATAACTAAAACGGCATTGTCAAATGGCAATGCCGTCCAGTGCTTTTTCCAATACTAATAATTCCCCGGTCAGCACAAAGAAATCATCTTTTTGACGTTTCGTTTCACTGAAGCCGGCTTTCCTGTAGAAAGCAAGGCCCCGCTGATTGCGGACTTCAACACAAACGCGCAGCGGCCCTTTTTTAACCGTCTGCATAACAGCCGCAAGCAGCTCGGTGCCGATCTTTTGCCGCTGGAATTCCGGCAGCACATAAAGCCGTAAAATTTCCCAGCCCGCCTCACGCTTGATGATTTCCATTATTCCTGTAATCGATCCGTCTTCTTCCGAAACAAGGAAATGGTGATTCTCGGATGATTCACTCTCTGAAATGGATTTCAGCAAGTTATCATAGGCATATACCGTTTCCATGAATTCTTCGGTTTCTTCCTTTGTATAAAACGTCCCATACGTATCCATCCAGCTTTTAACGGCAACTGTACGGACCGCTTGAGCATCCTTGCTTGTTGCAGGTCTAATTATCATCATAGCCTTCCCCCTGTTTTGTAATAATCCCTTTGTAAAAGATGCAAGGCTTGATCGCCAAATCATATGTCAGAAATCGAACAGCTTCCAGATGCCAATCAGGCATATTCCAGCAGCTGAATTTTCTTACTATTTATTCAATTATAAAACAGCAGGAAAGGAAAAGAAACGTGTGATTTCATTACAGTCACTTTTTGGCTTGATTTAAACAGGGTTTCGAGCCAAACAATTTCGCATGCATTCTCTGTGGGCGCGTGACGCGCCGTATAACGCCAAACGGCTTTTCGGTGTCGGCCCAGTGAGCGGGTTTCACGCCGTTTCTCCCGGTTTTTGAGCCAAATCTGCCGCTTTTCTTGCCAACTCCTTCAAATTTCACGCCACAACTGTTCGCTTTCACGCCATACGGGTGGTTTCACGCCATTCAAACGAATTTTCGCGCCATAGGAGCGGGTTTTCGCGCCGACCGGCTTTACGCTACGTCCAGGGTGCGGCTTTCGCGCCGTCTCTCCCGGTTTTCGCGCCAAATCTGCCGCTTTTCTTGCCACCTCTTTCAAATTTCACGCCACAACTGCTCGCTTTGGACGCCATACGGGTGGTTTCACGCCATTCAAACGAATTTTCGCGCCATAGGAGCGGGTTTTCGCGCCGACCGGCTTTACGCTACATCCAGGGTGCGGCTTTCGCGCCGTTTCTCCTGGTTTTCGAGCCAAATCTGCCGCTTTTCTTGCCAACTCCTTCAAAATTCACGCCACAACTGTTCGCTTTCACGCCATACGGGTGATTTCACGCCATTCAAACGAATTTTCGCGCCATAGGAGCGGGTTTTCGCGCCGACCGGCTTTACGCTACATCCAGGGTGCGGCTTTCGCGCCGTTTCTCCCGGTTTTCGCGCCAAACCGATTACGTTTCACGCCGATATAGCCCGCTTTCACGCCACTTGGTTTGTTTCACGCCGTTCAAGCATTATTTCGCGCCAAAAAGCTGCGCGCTCAGGCCCTCTGACCGGATTTCTCCCCAAACAGCTCCGCGAACAGACCCCATGAATTACACCTCACACTAAAGGAAAGAAATTTTCCGACTGGCCTTAAGTGGGTAATCTCTAAAAAAAGCTCAGAACCGCTAATTAAAACGATTCTGAGCCTTTATTATTGTTCAGGATTCTCTACAGAATGAACTGCTTAAAAGATTCAGCAGTGATTTTAACACTATCCAAACACTTATTCAGCAGAAGCGAGTTCCTTCAGCGCGCCGGCTTTATCGGCTTTTTCCCACGGAACATCGATATCCGTACGGCCGAAATGACCGTATGCCGCTGTCTGTTTGTAAATCGGTTTTCTCAGGTCAAGCATTTTAATGATGCCTGCCGGACGTAAATCAAATGTCTGGCGGACCATTTCCACCAGTTTCTCTTCAGAAACTTTTCCTGTTCCGAACGTATCAATTGAGATGGAAACAGGCTGGGCAACACCGATGGCGTAAGCAAGCTGCACCTCGCATTTGTCAGCAAGGTCTGCAGCTACGATATTCTTGGCGACATAACGGGCCGCATATGCTGCGGAACGGTCCACTTTTGTCGGATCCTTACCGGAAAAGGCCCCTCCGCCATGGCGGGCATAGCCTCCATACGTATCGACAATGATTTTTCGTCCAGTCAAACCGGCGTCACCGAGCGGACCGCCGATGACGAACCGGCCTGTCGGGTTGATGAAAAATTTCGTGTCTTCATCAATCAGGTTTTCAGGAACAATCGGCTTGATGATATATTCTTTGATATTCCGCTGAATCTGTTCAAGCGAAACTTCCGGATGGTGCTGTGTCGAAATGACGATAGTATCAATCCTGACAGGATTGTCATTTTCATCATATTCCACCGTCACCTGTGTCTTTCCATCAGGGCGTAAGTATGGGAGGATTTCTTCTTTGCGGACTTCTGTCAGCCTGCGGGCAAGCTTGTGCGCGAGTGAAATCGGCAAAGGCATCAGTTCCTCTGTTTCCCTTGTGGCGTACCCGAACATCAAGCCCTGGTCGCCGGCTCCGATTGCTTCTATTTCGGCATCTGTCATTTGCCCTTCCCTTGCCTCAAGAGCCTTATCAACGCCCATCGCAATATCGGGGGACTGCTCATCGATAGATGTCAAAACTGCACAAGTTTCCGCATCAAATCCGTATTTTGCCCGTGTATATCCGATTCCTTTTACGGTTTCACGCACAAGCTTCGGAATATCCACGTATGTCGAAGTGGTAATTTCACCTGTTACAAGGACAAGCCCTGTATTTACTGTTGTTTCACAGGCGACACGTGCATTCGGGTCGCTCTTTAAAATTGCATCAAGAATGGCGTCTGAAATCTGGTCACAAATTTTATCGGGATGCCCTTCTGTCACCGATTCAGACGTAAACAAACGGCGGGTTTTTGTCATGGAACACTAGTACCTCCTTAAATAAAGACTGCTGATTGATACGGTACTCATTTCCCTAAAGGGATTATAAATTAACTTCCTCTTTGGCCTCTTGATGCCTGAAAGAGTCCTGTCAGCGGCAATAACAGGCAAATGATCCCCCCTTGCAGCAATTAACTCCGCTGCCCGGCAGGTTGCTATACTTCCAAAGCCTAAAGATGGGCTGAAAGTATAAAAAAACCTTCCCGTTTGAGGAAAGGTTTTACGCTCTTGCCTTTCGCTCTTATCGATCAAGGCTGTCCGCCTTGCTCAGGTTAGCACCTTTTCACATAGGGTGACGGTTGCCGGGTTTCGTTGGGCCTGTCCCTCCACCAGCTCGGGATAAGAGTATCCGTTCGCGTGCTATCATAACGCATTGGTCGAACCATGTCAATAAAACCGTCATGAACATCCGGACGTTTCAGGCAGTTTCCTCGTTTATTGTGTGAATAATATAAACATCCATTCCTTCTATTATCGTTATATTCCTTTCTTACGGTGTCTGCTTATAACCAAACTTATTCAATTTTACAGGTAACAGGCTGCCATTGTTCACGCCTGACACAGCCCTTTTCATCCGTTTCCTTCACAAACTTTTCATTCCCTGTGGCCAGCAAAATTCAAATGTATTTCAGTTCCTGAATCTGTACAAAGTAATGCCAACAGCTTACCTAAGGCACAGTAAGTGCATTTGTATCATATTGATACATAAACGTATTGAAAGGGATTTCAATATTAGAACACATTTTCCTTTTAAAGAGAAAAACTTGAAAATTTTTATAAAAAATTGCAAAATAAGTGTTTTCTGATGAAGAGACGGGCATATATAAGTATATTTTTCAGGTAAGCAACTTGTTTAGTGTAGACTGAAAAAATAAATGTGTTATACTATTTTTAGCATATCGAATCAAGTGTAAAACTCGGTCATTTATCCCTATGGGACCAAAGATTTTACACCTTCTGTTCCACAGCGGAGTCTCATAAGGAATCTCATATTATGAAGAAAGAAGGTTTGTGTAATGAACTCAGTAGATCTTACAACCGGCCTGGCCGCCATCCTGAATGGCAATAATGTCCGGCATAACCTATCCGTACCAGAATTGACTGAAAAGGCGCTTCTCCGCAATGAAGGGGTTTTGACATCAACCGGAGCACTCAGGGCTACAACCGGAAAATATACCGGGCGCTCCCCTAAAGATAAATTTATTGTAGAAGAAGCCTCCACAAAAGATAAAATAAATTGGGGACCGGTGAACCAGCCGATTTCCGCGAGTGTATTTGAAGCGCTTTACGACAAAGTCCTTACTTATTTGAAAGAACAGCAGGAATTGTTTGTATTCAAAGGTTTCGCCGGTGCTGACAAACGTTACCGCCTGCCTATCCAGGTTGTAAACGAGTATGCATGGCATAACCTGTTTGCCCGACAGCTTTTCATCCGCCCGAACGAAGAGGATCTCAGGGATCATGAAGCCGAATTCACGGTGATTTCCGCACCTGGCTTCAAAGCTGATCCTGCGGTGGATGGGACGAATTCCGAAACATTCATCATCATTTCCTTCGAGAAACGTATCGTATTGATTGGCGGAACCGAATATGCCGGCGAGATTAAAAAGTCGATTTTCTCCGTGATGAATTATATTCTTCCTGAACGCGGTACCCTGTCTATGCATTGTTCAGCGAACGTAGGCCAGGAAGGAGATGTCGCCCTGTTCTTCGGTCTTTCCGGTACAGGGAAAACGACTCTTTCTGCAGACCCGAACCGGCGCCTTATCGGCGACGATGAGCACGGCTGGTCCGAGAACGGCATTTTTAACATTGAAGGCGGCTGCTATGCAAAATGCATCAATTTATCGCAAGAAAAAGAGCCTCAAATCTGGGATGCCATCCGTTATGGATCCGTGCTTGAAAATGTCATACTCGATGACCATTCTCGTGTAGCCGACTATGACAATACAACATTGACTGAAAATACAAGGGCGGCATATCCGATTGATGCCATAGATAATATCGTCATTCCGAGTGTCGCAGGACATCCGAACACCATTATTTTCCTGACGGCCGATGCATTCGGCGTCCTCCCTCCTATCAGCCGGCTGACGAAGGAACAGGCAATGTATCAC
This is a stretch of genomic DNA from Bacillus marinisedimentorum. It encodes these proteins:
- a CDS encoding gamma carbonic anhydrase family protein, which translates into the protein MIYSYKGKTPQISNSAYIADYVTISGDVSIGKDSSIWFNTSIRGDVAPTIIGNGVNVQDNCVLHQSPGNPLILEDGVTVGHQVILHSSIIRKHALIGMGSIVLDGAEIGKGAFIGAGSLVPPGKKIPPNSLAYGRPAKVVRELNEEDLEDMARIRREYMEKGHYYKKLTPIEPKDDN
- a CDS encoding GNAT family N-acetyltransferase: MMIIRPATSKDAQAVRTVAVKSWMDTYGTFYTKEETEEFMETVYAYDNLLKSISESESSENHHFLVSEEDGSITGIMEIIKREAGWEILRLYVLPEFQRQKIGTELLAAVMQTVKKGPLRVCVEVRNQRGLAFYRKAGFSETKRQKDDFFVLTGELLVLEKALDGIAI
- the metK gene encoding methionine adenosyltransferase: MTKTRRLFTSESVTEGHPDKICDQISDAILDAILKSDPNARVACETTVNTGLVLVTGEITTSTYVDIPKLVRETVKGIGYTRAKYGFDAETCAVLTSIDEQSPDIAMGVDKALEAREGQMTDAEIEAIGAGDQGLMFGYATRETEELMPLPISLAHKLARRLTEVRKEEILPYLRPDGKTQVTVEYDENDNPVRIDTIVISTQHHPEVSLEQIQRNIKEYIIKPIVPENLIDEDTKFFINPTGRFVIGGPLGDAGLTGRKIIVDTYGGYARHGGGAFSGKDPTKVDRSAAYAARYVAKNIVAADLADKCEVQLAYAIGVAQPVSISIDTFGTGKVSEEKLVEMVRQTFDLRPAGIIKMLDLRKPIYKQTAAYGHFGRTDIDVPWEKADKAGALKELASAE
- the pckA gene encoding phosphoenolpyruvate carboxykinase (ATP), with amino-acid sequence MNSVDLTTGLAAILNGNNVRHNLSVPELTEKALLRNEGVLTSTGALRATTGKYTGRSPKDKFIVEEASTKDKINWGPVNQPISASVFEALYDKVLTYLKEQQELFVFKGFAGADKRYRLPIQVVNEYAWHNLFARQLFIRPNEEDLRDHEAEFTVISAPGFKADPAVDGTNSETFIIISFEKRIVLIGGTEYAGEIKKSIFSVMNYILPERGTLSMHCSANVGQEGDVALFFGLSGTGKTTLSADPNRRLIGDDEHGWSENGIFNIEGGCYAKCINLSQEKEPQIWDAIRYGSVLENVILDDHSRVADYDNTTLTENTRAAYPIDAIDNIVIPSVAGHPNTIIFLTADAFGVLPPISRLTKEQAMYHFLSGYTSKLAGTERGVTSPEATFSTCFGSPFLPLPAHVYAEMLGEKIDQHNVQVFLVNTGWTGGEYGVGSRMNLPYTRAMVQAALEGELNSVETVTDPIFGLQMPVHCPGVPDEVLQPRKTWSDESAYVKKAEELARQFKENFTKFDNVSPEIKNAGPNL